In the genome of Gordonia rubripertincta, one region contains:
- a CDS encoding TetR/AcrR family transcriptional regulator yields the protein MPMRKSSEEKLLDAVDDLVFSRGIETTPVDAILARAGVSAATLYRGYRSKEALVAASLERRHERWRETWGSAIAAAPDDEGRLLAIFDAIDEFAARPDGARWCAFLGTAAEMSDPPAEIADAVTRDTDHMRETLRELAAQLPCADSDHLAEQILVVVTGELAMRLRDNPLRKSTLGREIATTLIDMACTPTTT from the coding sequence ATGCCGATGCGCAAGAGCTCCGAGGAAAAACTGCTCGACGCAGTTGACGACCTGGTGTTCTCGCGCGGAATCGAGACGACGCCCGTCGACGCCATTCTCGCGCGTGCGGGCGTGTCGGCCGCGACGCTGTACAGGGGTTACCGCAGCAAGGAGGCGCTCGTCGCCGCCTCGCTCGAACGACGGCACGAACGCTGGCGCGAGACCTGGGGAAGCGCGATCGCCGCAGCGCCCGACGATGAGGGCCGACTGCTTGCGATCTTCGACGCCATCGACGAGTTCGCCGCACGGCCGGACGGCGCGCGGTGGTGCGCGTTTCTCGGCACCGCGGCCGAGATGTCCGACCCGCCGGCCGAGATCGCCGACGCGGTCACCCGCGATACCGACCACATGCGCGAGACTCTGCGCGAGCTCGCCGCACAACTTCCGTGCGCGGACTCGGACCACCTTGCCGAACAGATTCTCGTCGTCGTCACTGGCGAACTCGCGATGCGTCTGCGGGACAACCCGTTACGGAAGTCGACGCTCGGTCGGGAGATTGCCACGACCCTCATCGATATGGCGTGTACACCTACCACGACTTGA
- a CDS encoding PPOX class F420-dependent oxidoreductase → MTTSAYDPRDLLAESRLGVLATIKSSGLPQLSPVTPFYDRDADTIYVSMTEGRAKTVNLRRDPRAALEVTGPDRYTWATAEGDVTLIGPGADPHGPEVEALVDYYRKAAGEHPDWDEYRSVMVSDRRVLMVMSVKRVYGERLR, encoded by the coding sequence ATGACCACCTCTGCGTACGACCCGCGCGATCTCCTCGCCGAATCACGTCTCGGCGTTCTCGCCACCATCAAGTCCTCCGGCCTGCCGCAGCTGTCGCCGGTGACCCCGTTCTACGACCGCGACGCGGACACGATCTACGTGTCGATGACCGAGGGGCGGGCCAAGACGGTCAACCTCCGCCGCGATCCGCGCGCGGCGCTCGAGGTCACCGGACCCGACCGTTACACCTGGGCGACCGCAGAAGGCGATGTCACGCTGATCGGGCCGGGCGCCGATCCCCACGGCCCCGAGGTGGAGGCGCTGGTCGACTACTACCGGAAGGCCGCCGGCGAGCACCCGGACTGGGATGAGTACCGCAGCGTGATGGTGTCGGATCGTCGCGTGTTGATGGTGATGTCGGTCAAGCGGGTGTACGGCGAGCGGCTTCGCTGA
- the katG gene encoding catalase/peroxidase HPI: protein MAQEHPPIAEANTEPPAGGCPVMHGQAKQPTEGGGNRDWWPNQMNLKILQHNPDVVNPLDTDFDYDEALKGLDVEALKADLTALMTDSQDWWPADFGHYGGLMVRMSWHAAGTYRVQDGRGGAGAGMQRFAPLNSWPDNANLDKARRLLWPIKKKYGQAISWADLLVFAGNVALESMGFETAGFAFGRVDEWEPDDVYWGPELEWLADQRYSGDRELEKPLAAVQMGLIYVNPEGPEGNPDVLGSAADIRDTFARMAMNDVETAALIVGGHTFGKTHGAGDASRVGPEPEAAALEDAGLGWRSSHGDGNGADTITSGLEVTWNPTPTQWDNAFLETLYGYEWELYKSPAGANQWRPKDGAGVGTVPMAFGDGKTHPSMLTSDLALRFDPEYGKITRRWLDHPEELAEEFANAWFKLLHRDMGPAIRYRGPLVPEVTYGWQDNVPVHEGPIVSDADIAALKVALLGSGLSVSQLVKTAWASASSFRGSDFRGGANGGRLRLQPQADWEANEPAELADIVAKLEGIAESFTGEAGAKISFADLVVLGGVAAIEKAARDAGVEVAVPFTPGRTDVAQDDVDVDSFAYLEPTADGFRNYIGEGLTQPAEFKLLDRANLLTVSAPEMTALIGGLRVLGANYQNSALGVLTDKPGVLTNDYFVNLLDMSTMWSKTDDENVFVGTDRATGEQTWTGSRVDLAFSSNSQLRALAEVYASDDAKGKFVKDFVAAWDKVMNLDRFDI, encoded by the coding sequence ATGGCGCAAGAACACCCGCCGATCGCCGAGGCCAACACCGAACCGCCCGCCGGCGGTTGCCCGGTCATGCACGGCCAGGCCAAGCAGCCCACCGAGGGCGGCGGAAACCGTGACTGGTGGCCGAACCAGATGAATCTCAAGATACTGCAGCACAATCCGGATGTCGTAAATCCTCTCGACACCGACTTTGACTACGACGAGGCACTCAAGGGCCTCGATGTCGAGGCCCTCAAGGCAGACCTGACCGCCCTGATGACCGATTCGCAGGACTGGTGGCCCGCGGACTTCGGCCACTACGGCGGCCTGATGGTGCGCATGTCGTGGCACGCGGCGGGCACCTACCGCGTTCAGGACGGACGCGGTGGCGCCGGGGCCGGCATGCAACGCTTCGCGCCCCTGAACAGTTGGCCGGACAACGCCAACCTCGACAAGGCGCGTCGTCTGCTGTGGCCGATCAAGAAGAAGTACGGCCAGGCCATCTCGTGGGCCGACCTGCTGGTCTTCGCCGGGAACGTCGCACTCGAGTCGATGGGATTCGAGACCGCGGGCTTCGCCTTCGGCCGCGTCGACGAGTGGGAACCCGACGACGTCTACTGGGGCCCCGAACTCGAATGGCTGGCCGATCAGCGGTACTCCGGCGACCGCGAACTCGAGAAGCCGCTGGCCGCTGTGCAGATGGGTCTCATTTACGTCAATCCCGAAGGACCCGAAGGCAATCCGGACGTCCTGGGATCGGCCGCCGACATCCGGGACACCTTCGCCCGGATGGCGATGAACGACGTCGAGACCGCGGCACTGATCGTCGGCGGTCACACCTTCGGCAAGACCCATGGCGCCGGGGATGCGAGCCGGGTTGGCCCCGAGCCGGAGGCCGCCGCACTCGAGGACGCCGGCCTCGGCTGGCGCAGCTCGCACGGCGATGGCAACGGTGCCGACACCATCACGAGTGGTCTCGAGGTCACCTGGAACCCGACCCCCACCCAGTGGGACAACGCGTTCCTGGAGACCCTCTACGGCTACGAATGGGAGCTGTACAAGAGCCCGGCGGGCGCCAACCAGTGGCGGCCCAAGGACGGCGCCGGCGTGGGCACCGTACCGATGGCCTTCGGTGACGGCAAGACCCACCCGTCGATGCTCACCAGCGATCTCGCCCTTCGTTTCGACCCGGAGTACGGGAAGATCACCCGGCGCTGGCTGGATCATCCGGAGGAGCTGGCCGAAGAGTTCGCGAACGCCTGGTTCAAGTTGCTCCACCGCGACATGGGCCCTGCGATCCGTTACCGCGGACCGCTGGTTCCCGAGGTCACCTACGGCTGGCAGGACAACGTGCCGGTGCACGAGGGACCGATCGTCTCCGACGCGGACATCGCTGCGCTCAAAGTCGCACTACTCGGGTCGGGACTGTCGGTCTCGCAGCTGGTGAAGACCGCGTGGGCGTCCGCATCGTCGTTCCGCGGCAGCGACTTCCGCGGTGGCGCCAATGGTGGTCGCCTACGCCTGCAGCCGCAGGCGGACTGGGAGGCCAACGAGCCCGCCGAACTCGCCGACATCGTCGCGAAGCTGGAGGGTATCGCCGAGTCGTTCACGGGTGAGGCGGGCGCGAAGATCTCCTTCGCCGACCTCGTCGTGCTCGGGGGCGTCGCCGCGATCGAGAAGGCCGCTCGGGATGCGGGAGTCGAGGTCGCCGTGCCGTTCACCCCGGGTCGCACCGACGTGGCGCAGGATGACGTAGACGTCGACTCGTTCGCCTACCTCGAGCCCACCGCCGACGGTTTCCGCAACTACATCGGTGAGGGCCTCACCCAGCCTGCCGAGTTCAAGCTGCTCGACCGGGCGAATCTACTCACCGTGAGCGCACCGGAGATGACCGCCCTCATCGGCGGCCTGCGCGTCCTCGGCGCGAACTACCAGAACTCGGCACTGGGTGTGCTCACCGACAAGCCGGGCGTGCTGACGAACGACTACTTCGTCAACCTGCTCGACATGTCCACCATGTGGTCGAAGACCGACGACGAGAACGTCTTCGTCGGCACCGACCGTGCGACCGGCGAGCAGACCTGGACCGGCAGCCGCGTCGACCTGGCGTTCAGCTCGAACTCGCAGCTGCGCGCCCTGGCCGAGGTGTATGCCTCCGACGACGCCAAGGGAAAGTTCGTCAAGGACTTCGTCGCGGCATGGGACAAGGTCATGAACCTGGACCGGTTCGACATCTGA
- a CDS encoding DNA alkylation repair protein, with amino-acid sequence MTSSTDLDATVAEVLAELAELEDPRIRTVNEKHGDDHGVNLTRLRAVAKRLKTQQDLALALWATGDTAARLVALLICRPKAFDAAQLDTMVREARRPKVHDWLVNYVVKKSGYKEELRLAWMDDADEAACSAGWALTTERVAKRPDGLDLVELLETIEARMKDAPQRLQWAMNTCLATIGIEHPELRTRAIEIGERLRVLEDYPTSPGCISPYAPVWITEMVARQEA; translated from the coding sequence ATGACGAGCAGTACCGACCTGGACGCGACTGTTGCCGAGGTACTCGCCGAGCTGGCCGAGCTCGAGGACCCGAGGATTCGTACGGTCAACGAGAAGCACGGCGACGACCACGGCGTGAACCTGACCAGATTGCGGGCCGTCGCCAAACGACTCAAGACCCAGCAAGATCTGGCGCTGGCGCTGTGGGCCACCGGCGACACGGCAGCTCGGCTGGTCGCGCTGCTCATCTGCCGGCCGAAGGCCTTCGACGCCGCGCAGCTCGACACGATGGTCCGCGAAGCCCGACGCCCCAAGGTGCACGACTGGCTGGTCAACTACGTGGTGAAGAAGAGCGGGTACAAGGAGGAGCTGCGCCTCGCGTGGATGGACGACGCCGATGAGGCGGCGTGCAGCGCGGGTTGGGCCCTCACGACCGAGCGAGTGGCCAAGAGGCCTGACGGTCTGGACCTCGTCGAGCTCCTCGAGACCATCGAGGCGCGGATGAAGGACGCCCCCCAGCGCCTGCAGTGGGCGATGAACACCTGCCTGGCGACGATCGGCATCGAGCATCCCGAACTCCGCACTCGCGCAATCGAAATCGGGGAGCGACTGAGGGTTCTCGAGGACTATCCGACGTCGCCGGGATGCATCTCGCCCTACGCGCCGGTCTGGATCACCGAGATGGTCGCGCGCCAAGAGGCCTGA
- a CDS encoding DUF2332 family protein: protein MIKRSADHAGRYAVLYPAIAEASRRCDAEHTGLIDVGRPLGLNLNVDRVGISYGDDQHLGDASSPVQVDCSVVGGGRVPRTPLPEVDARMILDRSPLDVRDPGDRYRIRQVIEDWPVLDAEIGLVESSSPERISGNPVTTLSEAVARVPDRALPVVLTTWSLSRFTPERRRRFVHAMGEASAVRRVAWVSVEGVGVAPTVPTLGDRPASGHSIIGVTVFEPSMTLPRSEFAGFALGRCWARGELLSWFE, encoded by the coding sequence GTGATCAAGCGGTCCGCGGACCACGCGGGACGGTATGCGGTGCTCTATCCCGCCATCGCCGAGGCCTCCCGACGCTGCGACGCCGAGCACACCGGCCTGATCGACGTCGGACGGCCCCTGGGACTGAATCTCAACGTCGACCGCGTGGGGATCTCCTATGGCGACGATCAACATCTGGGTGACGCATCGTCGCCGGTACAGGTGGACTGCTCGGTGGTGGGCGGTGGTCGAGTGCCGAGAACGCCACTGCCGGAGGTCGATGCACGGATGATCCTCGACCGTTCGCCGCTCGACGTCCGAGACCCCGGCGACCGATACCGGATCCGGCAGGTCATCGAGGACTGGCCCGTTCTCGATGCCGAGATCGGTCTGGTGGAATCGAGTTCGCCGGAACGCATTTCGGGGAATCCGGTCACGACGCTGTCAGAAGCGGTCGCACGTGTCCCGGACCGTGCGCTGCCCGTCGTCCTCACGACGTGGTCGCTGTCGCGGTTCACCCCGGAGAGGCGACGCCGCTTCGTGCACGCGATGGGGGAGGCTTCCGCCGTGCGGAGAGTGGCCTGGGTGTCCGTCGAGGGAGTCGGTGTCGCGCCGACCGTACCGACGCTCGGGGACCGCCCGGCCTCGGGACATAGCATCATCGGCGTCACGGTCTTCGAGCCGTCAATGACACTGCCGCGCTCCGAGTTCGCCGGCTTCGCGCTCGGCCGGTGCTGGGCCCGCGGAGAGCTGTTGTCCTGGTTCGAGTGA
- a CDS encoding MFS transporter, which produces MKRTFSFGPGHETLVIVTGIAFIAATYGLVRLAYGLFLPDIQTDLALDSAGAGYISTGSSLVYCLAALCGFFLGRQFPRMLIIVATATAAGGVWGMAAATHLVIFGLSAVIASVGAGLASPAMVSVVRRNIAAKRVDRGQSMVNSGTGPGLVGAGLLALLFLPGWRLTWVVIGVITVLISAALLTADRPDPAERDEHAKALSADWVRRHRTALTVAVLLGVASSAMWTYGRVILVDTGGSSQRGTIVAWIMIGIGGAAVALTATPLARWSATSAWTLSCGTMTVGILVVAAVPGQLIVSLVGCLLFGWGFTSSTSALIAWTSTIDAARSAAGTALLFIASMFGQAVGATALGAIITAASYGAAFVVAAAVATMSIVVSTLDRTDRRADAVAADASVDSVRAPSLEPGQQLSAGPAPAEREAGELGARQCH; this is translated from the coding sequence ATGAAACGCACGTTTTCGTTTGGTCCAGGGCACGAGACGCTGGTCATCGTGACCGGTATCGCGTTCATCGCGGCGACCTACGGGCTGGTGCGACTCGCCTACGGGCTGTTCCTGCCCGACATCCAAACAGACCTGGCCCTCGACTCTGCCGGAGCGGGATACATCTCCACTGGATCATCGCTGGTCTACTGCCTTGCCGCGCTGTGCGGATTCTTCCTCGGGCGACAGTTCCCACGCATGTTGATCATCGTCGCCACGGCGACCGCTGCCGGCGGTGTCTGGGGTATGGCCGCCGCGACCCATCTGGTCATCTTCGGGCTCTCCGCCGTGATCGCCTCGGTCGGGGCAGGCCTGGCGTCGCCCGCGATGGTGAGTGTCGTCAGACGCAACATCGCCGCGAAGCGCGTCGATCGGGGGCAGTCGATGGTCAACTCCGGCACCGGCCCCGGCCTCGTCGGCGCCGGTTTGCTGGCGCTGCTCTTCCTCCCCGGATGGCGACTGACCTGGGTCGTCATCGGCGTGATCACCGTGCTCATCTCAGCCGCTCTCCTGACGGCCGACCGACCTGATCCCGCCGAGCGGGACGAGCATGCAAAGGCCCTGTCCGCAGACTGGGTCCGTCGTCACCGAACCGCACTGACCGTCGCAGTGCTGCTCGGTGTGGCGTCGAGCGCCATGTGGACGTATGGCCGCGTGATCCTCGTCGACACCGGCGGCTCGTCGCAGCGCGGCACGATCGTCGCGTGGATCATGATCGGGATCGGCGGTGCCGCAGTGGCTCTCACCGCCACCCCACTGGCCCGATGGTCGGCGACGTCGGCGTGGACCCTCAGCTGCGGAACGATGACCGTCGGCATCCTCGTGGTCGCAGCCGTTCCGGGACAGCTGATCGTCTCGCTCGTCGGCTGCCTGTTGTTCGGGTGGGGATTCACCTCGTCGACGTCAGCACTCATCGCCTGGACCTCGACCATCGATGCGGCACGCTCCGCCGCAGGTACCGCGCTCCTGTTCATCGCGTCGATGTTCGGGCAGGCTGTGGGCGCCACCGCCCTCGGCGCCATCATCACTGCTGCGAGTTATGGTGCCGCATTCGTGGTGGCCGCGGCGGTCGCGACGATGTCGATCGTCGTGTCGACTCTCGACCGGACAGACCGGCGAGCAGATGCCGTCGCGGCGGACGCTTCGGTCGACTCGGTACGTGCGCCGTCACTCGAACCAGGACAACAGCTCTCCGCGGGCCCAGCACCGGCCGAGCGCGAAGCCGGCGAACTCGGAGCGCGGCAGTGTCATTGA
- a CDS encoding DUF4334 domain-containing protein, with amino-acid sequence MDVREILTTIPTETAEALELFDSCDAIDPEFMIGTWRGAELPTGHPLDGFLAASGWWGKQFVDAETVHPLLFPTRDHTALWAMNPAIAFSGLSVAEKTPQVKTMSFATPIAATRLLSQTRKARARLRTTRYRGTDTATMVYDQLPINDVFHRLSDDAVIGAMDLKGSPAPYFFVLRRDDSLRLI; translated from the coding sequence ATGGACGTGCGCGAGATCCTGACCACCATTCCCACCGAGACCGCCGAGGCGCTCGAGCTGTTCGACTCCTGCGACGCGATCGACCCGGAGTTCATGATCGGCACCTGGCGTGGCGCGGAGCTGCCGACGGGCCATCCCCTCGACGGCTTCCTCGCCGCCAGCGGATGGTGGGGCAAGCAGTTCGTCGACGCCGAGACCGTCCACCCGCTGCTCTTCCCCACCCGCGACCACACCGCGCTGTGGGCGATGAACCCGGCGATCGCCTTCAGCGGGCTCTCCGTTGCGGAGAAGACACCCCAGGTGAAGACGATGTCGTTCGCGACACCGATCGCCGCCACCCGACTGCTCAGCCAGACCAGGAAGGCGCGCGCACGGCTGCGCACCACGCGCTATCGCGGCACCGACACCGCGACCATGGTCTACGACCAGCTGCCGATCAACGATGTCTTCCACCGCCTGTCCGACGATGCGGTCATCGGCGCCATGGATCTCAAGGGTTCACCGGCGCCGTACTTCTTCGTGCTGCGACGCGACGATTCGCTGCGATTGATCTGA
- a CDS encoding alkaline phosphatase D family protein, translating to MALMLGPILRHVDETSALVWVQTEAPAEVEVLGSRTRTFEVLGNHYALVEITGLIPDTTTEYTVTIDGSQEWPLPDSTFPASVIRTRGPASAHHHRFVFGSCRYPRAEDPKIDRKLGLDALDCYAVRMRHLPVAAWPDTLILLGDQVYADELTPQVKERLESTRTATAGPSDEVVSFQEYEGLYRHTWGDPEIRWVLSTIPTAMIFDDHDIRDDWNTSDTWRREMDDKPWWRDRIRAGLASYWVYQHLGNLSPAELAASADYRTVKEIGGDCWPYLLDLADRADAETDGVKGIRFSFRWDLGATRLTMIDSRNGRILAGGARKMLGDTEFEWVERQVNDDIESVDHLVLGSSLPWLLPPVLSDVETLDEIGARNDGWVGSLAEKLRQGADLEHWPAFFDSFTRLSRMISGVARRGNGTTGPATVSVLSGDVHHSYAARAEFDEPTSASVFQLVCSPVHNAIPPYMKSVFRLGWSPRIARVVRRWATFRGSPELPVRWHSEVGPLFGNTIASLIVDGREARVTFEQPDLNGTLRLAGDIPLTGQESVENVGT from the coding sequence ATGGCCTTGATGCTCGGACCGATCCTGCGGCACGTCGACGAGACATCCGCGCTGGTCTGGGTCCAAACCGAGGCACCGGCAGAGGTCGAGGTCCTCGGCAGCCGAACACGCACGTTCGAGGTTCTCGGCAACCACTACGCTCTGGTCGAGATCACCGGGCTGATCCCGGACACCACGACCGAGTACACGGTGACCATCGATGGTTCCCAGGAGTGGCCGCTACCGGATTCGACCTTTCCGGCCAGCGTCATCCGCACCCGTGGCCCCGCGTCCGCCCATCATCACCGGTTCGTCTTCGGATCCTGCCGGTACCCCCGGGCCGAGGACCCGAAGATCGACCGGAAACTCGGCCTCGACGCGTTGGACTGCTACGCCGTTCGCATGCGCCACCTGCCCGTCGCAGCGTGGCCGGACACGCTCATCCTGCTCGGCGACCAGGTCTACGCCGACGAACTGACCCCACAGGTCAAGGAGAGACTCGAGTCGACCAGGACCGCGACGGCCGGCCCGTCCGACGAGGTGGTGAGTTTTCAGGAGTACGAAGGTCTCTACCGGCACACCTGGGGCGACCCGGAGATCCGCTGGGTCCTGTCCACCATCCCGACCGCGATGATCTTCGACGATCACGACATTCGCGACGACTGGAACACCTCGGACACCTGGCGCCGCGAGATGGACGACAAACCGTGGTGGCGTGACCGGATCCGGGCCGGACTCGCGTCGTACTGGGTGTACCAGCATCTGGGCAATCTGTCGCCTGCCGAACTGGCCGCCTCCGCGGACTACCGCACGGTGAAGGAGATCGGCGGGGACTGCTGGCCGTACCTGCTCGACCTCGCCGACCGTGCCGACGCCGAAACCGACGGCGTCAAGGGGATTCGGTTCAGCTTCCGGTGGGACCTCGGTGCGACCCGTCTGACGATGATCGACTCGCGCAACGGCCGCATCCTCGCCGGCGGCGCACGGAAGATGCTGGGTGACACCGAATTCGAGTGGGTCGAACGCCAGGTGAACGACGACATCGAGTCGGTGGACCACCTGGTGCTCGGGTCGTCGTTACCGTGGTTGCTCCCGCCCGTCCTCAGCGACGTCGAGACTCTCGACGAGATCGGCGCCCGGAACGACGGCTGGGTCGGCAGCCTGGCCGAGAAGCTCCGGCAGGGCGCCGATCTGGAGCACTGGCCGGCCTTCTTCGATTCCTTCACCCGGTTGAGTCGGATGATCAGCGGTGTCGCCAGACGCGGCAACGGAACAACCGGACCGGCGACCGTCAGCGTCTTGTCGGGCGACGTCCACCACAGCTACGCCGCACGAGCAGAATTCGACGAGCCCACGAGCGCGTCCGTGTTTCAGCTGGTGTGCTCGCCGGTGCACAACGCCATTCCGCCATACATGAAAAGCGTGTTCCGCCTTGGCTGGTCGCCGCGCATCGCACGGGTCGTCCGACGCTGGGCGACCTTCCGCGGTTCACCGGAGCTCCCGGTCCGATGGCACAGCGAGGTCGGCCCGCTGTTCGGCAACACCATCGCATCCCTGATCGTCGACGGCCGGGAGGCGCGGGTCACCTTCGAGCAACCCGACCTGAACGGCACCCTGCGTCTGGCGGGCGACATACCGCTGACGGGCCAGGAATCGGTAGAGAACGTCGGGACATAG
- a CDS encoding VOC family protein — protein MTREIQVTFDCADPAALAAFWAEVLGYRIQAPPAGFDTWDAALEAMGIPEERRNDASAVIDPDGRGPRIFFQRVPEGKTAKNRVHLDVRSAPGQAGDERMASHEAEAARLVALGATRVRRVEPEPPLGAGHIVMLDPEGNEFCLD, from the coding sequence ATGACCAGAGAGATCCAGGTGACATTCGACTGTGCTGATCCCGCGGCCCTTGCGGCGTTCTGGGCCGAGGTGCTCGGGTACCGGATCCAGGCGCCGCCTGCGGGATTCGACACCTGGGACGCCGCACTGGAGGCGATGGGCATCCCGGAGGAACGCCGAAACGATGCGTCGGCGGTGATCGACCCCGACGGTCGGGGTCCGCGGATCTTCTTCCAGCGCGTTCCGGAGGGCAAGACCGCGAAGAACCGGGTGCACCTCGACGTCCGGTCGGCTCCGGGCCAGGCAGGCGACGAACGCATGGCGTCCCACGAGGCCGAGGCGGCACGACTCGTCGCGCTGGGGGCGACGCGGGTCCGACGAGTCGAACCCGAACCCCCGCTCGGCGCCGGACACATCGTCATGCTGGACCCCGAGGGCAACGAATTCTGCTTGGACTGA
- a CDS encoding GTP cyclohydrolase II, whose product MSGEHKSLGHIRLTSHSGGVDAPPIHWGAPTAAERGPVIGTTGVRAHRNVIGTHSGSYSVYRALAVAAGALARDHRADLTNTSPTDHIGPYPQWGDPKAIVSLDPWGATVAESFPDNIAAGYDIRPTIAVTKAHVILPEIAEAIEKGRLVPDGKLLLPSGAALVTKAAVEPVWYLPGVAERFGCSEAELRRVLFEETGGMYPELVTRSDLEVFLPPIGGQTVYVFGDARDLADPSVELTARVHDECNGSDVFGSDICTCRPYLTHAIEECIRGTQRGGVGLVAYSRKEGRALGEVTKFLVYNARKRQEGGDTADQYFARTECVAGVQDMRFQELMPDVLHWFGITTIHRLVSMSNMKYDAITGSGIEVGERVNIPDELVPADARVEIDAKMAAGYFTPGPVPDAEALRKVKGRGLE is encoded by the coding sequence ATGTCCGGCGAGCACAAGTCCTTGGGGCACATCCGACTGACCTCGCACAGTGGCGGAGTCGACGCCCCGCCCATCCACTGGGGTGCACCCACCGCGGCCGAGCGCGGGCCGGTCATCGGGACGACCGGAGTTCGCGCTCACCGCAACGTGATCGGCACGCACAGCGGGTCGTACAGCGTGTACCGTGCGCTGGCGGTGGCCGCCGGGGCGCTGGCCCGCGACCATCGCGCGGATCTGACCAACACCTCGCCGACCGACCACATCGGTCCGTACCCGCAATGGGGAGATCCGAAGGCGATCGTCTCGCTCGATCCCTGGGGCGCGACGGTCGCGGAGAGCTTCCCCGACAACATCGCCGCCGGCTACGACATCCGGCCGACCATCGCGGTCACCAAGGCGCACGTCATCCTCCCCGAGATCGCCGAGGCCATCGAGAAGGGCCGGCTCGTTCCCGACGGCAAGCTGCTGCTCCCCAGCGGCGCCGCCCTGGTGACCAAGGCGGCGGTCGAGCCGGTCTGGTATCTGCCCGGTGTCGCCGAACGCTTCGGCTGTTCCGAGGCCGAGCTGCGACGCGTGCTGTTCGAGGAGACCGGGGGCATGTATCCCGAGCTCGTCACGCGATCGGACCTGGAGGTCTTCCTGCCGCCGATCGGCGGACAGACCGTCTACGTCTTCGGTGACGCACGTGATCTCGCCGATCCGTCGGTCGAGCTGACCGCCCGCGTCCACGACGAATGCAACGGGTCGGACGTGTTCGGCTCGGACATCTGCACGTGTCGTCCGTACCTCACGCATGCGATCGAGGAGTGCATCCGCGGCACCCAGCGCGGTGGCGTGGGCCTGGTCGCCTACTCCCGCAAAGAGGGCCGGGCACTGGGCGAGGTGACGAAGTTCCTCGTCTACAACGCCCGCAAGCGCCAGGAAGGCGGTGACACCGCCGACCAGTACTTCGCCCGCACCGAATGTGTTGCCGGAGTTCAGGACATGCGCTTCCAGGAACTCATGCCCGATGTGCTGCACTGGTTCGGGATCACCACGATCCACCGGCTCGTCTCGATGAGCAACATGAAGTACGACGCGATCACCGGCTCGGGTATCGAGGTCGGCGAGCGGGTCAACATCCCCGACGAGCTGGTGCCGGCCGACGCCCGTGTGGAGATCGACGCCAAGATGGCCGCCGGCTACTTCACGCCCGGACCGGTCCCCGACGCCGAGGCGTTGCGAAAGGTCAAGGGCCGGGGGCTCGAGTGA